A region of Paraburkholderia largidicola DNA encodes the following proteins:
- a CDS encoding TagK domain-containing protein: MYFSTIFRKPSPSRSSRINGRRASWTRDVASGSDCGASLERAEGNSPGSIRTEQFSPGASLDNNAILALLGASADSTREASVRERNQSPGHIDRADLMAALKNQYYQALESPHAFPSAPWLSSTLPQQDDAWTLFSAGDDRRDDMSAPLGDLLSDIEKVEDAFGPLRRGASDVGQPEAIPEVLRLFAPPEYHMAAARRAAAVPPTVARRDHHTLAIDSPLAVLDHSSNRTNSE; the protein is encoded by the coding sequence ATGTACTTCAGCACGATTTTCCGTAAGCCTTCGCCCTCGCGCAGTAGCCGAATAAATGGGCGACGCGCTTCATGGACACGCGATGTCGCCAGCGGGTCGGATTGCGGCGCGTCGCTGGAAAGAGCAGAGGGGAACTCGCCTGGCAGCATCCGGACGGAGCAGTTTTCACCGGGTGCATCGCTCGATAACAACGCGATCCTTGCTCTGTTGGGTGCTTCGGCGGATTCGACGCGCGAGGCGTCAGTTCGAGAACGCAACCAGTCGCCCGGCCACATCGATCGTGCCGATCTCATGGCTGCGCTCAAGAATCAGTATTACCAGGCGCTCGAGTCGCCGCATGCCTTTCCGTCTGCTCCATGGCTGAGCTCGACGCTGCCGCAACAAGACGACGCATGGACGCTGTTCTCTGCGGGGGACGATCGTCGCGACGACATGTCCGCGCCCCTCGGGGATTTGCTATCGGATATCGAGAAAGTGGAAGACGCGTTTGGCCCATTGCGTCGTGGTGCTTCCGATGTCGGGCAGCCCGAGGCGATACCTGAAGTCCTGAGGTTGTTTGCGCCTCCTGAATACCACATGGCGGCGGCGCGCCGTGCCGCGGCGGTACCGCCGACGGTAGCGCGGCGCGACCATCACACGCTCGCCATCGACAGCCCATTGGCTGTGCTGGATCACTCCTCGAATCGCACGAATTCAGAATAG
- the tssJ gene encoding type VI secretion system lipoprotein TssJ, with product MRPSSRVIALASVLGLAACASNDPKAVHEPVKMDLTVTASSTVNPDDQKRAAPIVVRIYELKNADAFNAADFFSLQGKDKTVLADDLVVRDQFQLRPGETRYIERNAEQATTTLGVIAAYRDLPNAVWRATWSLPPAPPAAWYRFAPKLKLTINLDTSAIKITDAQQQNK from the coding sequence ATGCGCCCGTCCTCTCGCGTCATTGCACTTGCTTCTGTGCTCGGACTCGCCGCATGCGCGAGCAACGATCCCAAAGCCGTTCACGAACCGGTCAAGATGGACCTGACGGTGACCGCGTCGTCCACTGTCAATCCCGATGATCAGAAACGCGCCGCGCCGATCGTGGTGCGCATTTACGAACTCAAGAACGCCGATGCGTTCAATGCAGCCGACTTTTTTTCTCTGCAAGGCAAAGACAAAACCGTACTCGCTGATGATCTCGTCGTGCGGGACCAGTTTCAACTGCGCCCTGGCGAAACCAGATACATCGAGCGGAATGCGGAGCAGGCAACGACCACTCTGGGTGTCATCGCGGCATACCGCGATCTACCGAATGCCGTATGGCGCGCCACCTGGTCGCTGCCACCCGCGCCACCGGCCGCGTGGTATCGCTTCGCGCCGAAACTCAAACTGACGATCAATCTCGACACCAGTGCGATCAAGATCACCGATGCACAACAACAGAACAAGTAA
- the tssF gene encoding type VI secretion system baseplate subunit TssF, with protein MDPRLLDYYNQELLYTRELAGEFAQMHPKIARRLGMQAGEMTDPYVERLIESFSFMAARMQLKLDAEFPRFTGRLLEVIYPNYVAPTPSMAVARFFPSPKEGNLVEGFSVPRGTALKSRTPPGEKTACEFRTSQDVTLYPLEITEARLTGIPPDIPMLDRYVPPHTHVRGALRLRLRCTGEANICDLQGLDRLPIYLAGDEQVASHLFELLHAAGVASITGEPGSFGEVERPFGAVVQNAVVHEGLGTGQGLLPLVWSKFHGHNLLHEYFACPSRFYFFTLTGLREGLKKTKGREAEIVVLLDQSPERLAGLVDASRFALFCAPVINLFARKIERIELNEASTEFHLVPKRLAPLDYEVYAVDSLTGQVGKESAELDFRPLYQTLNNDEGNHGRYFSLRRERRLMSDSARRYGTRTPYIGTEAFVSLVDQHEAPYHEGMRYLSVDAWLTNRDLPNLLPRDGVNDLKASDSVPVVSVGLIRAPSTPRAPFAERENAWRLIRQLNFNYLPLEDMDHRPGGRGIRDMLRLFLTGDDTSPQRQVESLVGVKTRPVARKLPGGGPLVFGRGIECQLTVDESGFSGVSPYLFGLILEHYLARHVSINSFTQTELHSMQRGSLMRWPVRMGTRGVA; from the coding sequence ATGGACCCGCGACTGCTCGACTACTACAACCAGGAACTTCTGTACACGCGCGAACTGGCGGGCGAGTTTGCGCAGATGCATCCAAAGATCGCGCGCCGGCTCGGGATGCAGGCCGGCGAGATGACCGACCCGTATGTCGAGCGGCTGATCGAGTCGTTCAGCTTCATGGCCGCGCGCATGCAACTCAAGCTCGATGCGGAGTTTCCCCGTTTCACGGGGCGACTGCTCGAGGTGATCTATCCGAACTACGTTGCGCCCACGCCGTCGATGGCGGTCGCGCGGTTTTTTCCGAGCCCGAAGGAAGGCAATCTCGTCGAGGGGTTTTCTGTGCCGCGTGGCACGGCACTGAAAAGCCGCACGCCACCGGGCGAGAAAACGGCTTGCGAATTCCGCACCAGCCAGGACGTCACGCTGTACCCGCTGGAGATTACCGAGGCGCGGCTTACGGGGATTCCACCCGATATACCCATGCTCGACCGCTATGTGCCGCCTCATACGCATGTACGCGGCGCATTGCGTTTGCGCCTGCGGTGCACGGGTGAGGCCAACATCTGCGATCTGCAGGGGTTGGATCGGTTGCCCATTTATCTCGCCGGGGATGAGCAGGTCGCGTCGCACCTTTTCGAATTGCTTCACGCAGCGGGTGTCGCGTCGATCACGGGCGAGCCCGGTTCGTTCGGCGAGGTCGAGCGCCCCTTCGGTGCCGTCGTGCAAAACGCGGTCGTGCACGAAGGCCTCGGCACCGGGCAGGGTCTGCTGCCACTCGTCTGGTCGAAATTCCATGGGCACAATCTGCTTCACGAATACTTCGCGTGCCCGAGCCGCTTTTATTTCTTCACGTTGACGGGATTGCGGGAGGGGTTGAAAAAGACCAAAGGGCGCGAAGCCGAGATCGTGGTGCTCCTCGATCAGTCGCCGGAGCGGCTGGCCGGACTTGTCGACGCATCGCGGTTCGCGCTGTTCTGCGCGCCGGTGATCAACCTGTTTGCGCGCAAGATCGAGCGTATCGAACTGAACGAGGCCAGCACCGAGTTCCATCTCGTTCCGAAGCGTCTCGCGCCGCTCGATTACGAAGTGTATGCGGTCGATTCGCTGACCGGGCAGGTCGGCAAGGAATCAGCGGAACTCGATTTCCGGCCGCTCTATCAGACGCTGAACAACGATGAAGGCAATCACGGACGTTACTTCTCGCTTCGCCGCGAACGTCGTCTGATGTCGGACTCGGCACGCCGCTACGGCACGCGCACGCCATATATCGGGACCGAGGCCTTTGTCTCGCTGGTCGACCAGCATGAAGCGCCGTATCACGAAGGGATGCGCTACCTGTCCGTGGACGCCTGGCTGACCAATCGGGATCTACCCAACCTGTTGCCTCGCGATGGTGTCAATGATCTGAAAGCCAGCGATTCCGTGCCCGTGGTGAGCGTTGGCCTGATCCGCGCGCCCAGCACGCCGCGAGCGCCGTTCGCAGAGCGGGAGAACGCGTGGCGGCTCATCCGCCAGCTGAATTTCAACTACCTGCCGCTCGAAGATATGGATCACCGTCCTGGCGGGCGAGGCATACGCGACATGCTGCGCCTGTTCCTGACGGGTGACGATACGAGCCCACAGCGGCAGGTGGAAAGCCTCGTCGGTGTCAAGACGCGGCCGGTCGCGAGAAAGTTGCCCGGCGGCGGGCCGCTGGTGTTCGGCCGGGGCATTGAATGCCAGTTGACCGTCGACGAGTCCGGCTTTTCCGGCGTGAGTCCCTACCTGTTCGGGCTCATTCTCGAACACTATCTGGCGCGGCACGTGTCGATCAACTCGTTCACGCAGACCGAGCTTCACTCGATGCAACGCGGCAGCCTGATGCGCTGGCCGGTTCGCATGGGCACGCGCGGAGTGGCGTGA
- a CDS encoding Hcp family type VI secretion system effector — translation MAQDIFIKINGIDGESQDAAHKNEIEVRSWGWQILQQSNMHMGSGGGAGKATVEDLAFEHLVDRASPNLMKYCLTGKHIDQAVLTIRKAGGNPLEYLKITMSDVIVTQVQPSGSNTDDGIREQVRLSFAKVKQEYVVQNAQGGSGGAVTAGYDIKLNKEA, via the coding sequence ATGGCACAGGATATTTTCATCAAGATCAACGGCATTGATGGCGAATCGCAGGACGCTGCGCACAAGAATGAAATCGAAGTGCGTAGCTGGGGCTGGCAGATCCTCCAGCAATCGAACATGCATATGGGCTCGGGCGGCGGCGCCGGCAAGGCGACCGTCGAAGACCTGGCGTTCGAACACCTCGTCGACCGTGCAAGCCCGAACCTGATGAAGTACTGCCTGACGGGCAAACACATCGATCAGGCCGTGCTGACCATTCGCAAGGCGGGCGGCAACCCGCTCGAATATCTGAAGATCACGATGAGCGATGTGATCGTCACACAGGTGCAACCGTCGGGCAGCAATACCGACGACGGCATCCGTGAACAGGTTCGTCTGTCGTTTGCCAAGGTCAAGCAGGAATACGTCGTGCAGAACGCCCAGGGCGGCAGCGGCGGCGCCGTCACGGCCGGCTACGACATCAAGCTCAACAAGGAAGCGTAA
- a CDS encoding type VI secretion system accessory protein TagJ codes for MQHVTSGAMRHVSPATQIAHVEAEIRRQPALAAHRWTLFQLLCITYEWPRAVQQLQVYAQLELSQASVAQACRDLVRAELWRGKVMAGLQKPGVVVDGASGWMEGMLDALRLAAKGQLDASDEARERALELAPLVSGKSAGHTFDWIGDSDSRLGPVCEVMTAGRYRWLSLADIRSWRIERPTTLIDLVWASCTLTLKDGTVVRGFMPARYPIAADPVERVPEALQLGCETIWRDAGRTGVIASGRKTWTTSAGDFDLFELAECEFGVEQVDDSGAYCDAERGQAR; via the coding sequence ATGCAGCACGTTACTTCGGGCGCCATGCGCCACGTTTCGCCCGCTACACAGATTGCACATGTCGAAGCGGAGATTCGCCGTCAGCCAGCGCTGGCCGCACATCGCTGGACACTGTTTCAGTTGCTCTGTATCACGTATGAGTGGCCGCGCGCCGTGCAGCAACTTCAGGTCTACGCCCAACTCGAACTGTCACAGGCGTCCGTCGCGCAGGCGTGTCGCGATCTCGTCCGTGCGGAGTTGTGGCGCGGGAAAGTGATGGCAGGGTTGCAGAAACCCGGTGTGGTGGTCGACGGCGCCAGCGGATGGATGGAAGGTATGCTCGACGCGCTTCGACTTGCCGCTAAAGGCCAACTCGATGCATCGGATGAGGCGCGCGAACGCGCGCTCGAACTTGCGCCGCTCGTCAGCGGTAAGAGCGCCGGGCACACATTCGACTGGATCGGCGACAGCGACTCGCGATTGGGTCCCGTCTGCGAGGTGATGACGGCTGGCCGCTATCGATGGCTTTCGCTCGCAGACATCCGCAGTTGGCGGATCGAACGCCCGACGACGCTGATCGACCTCGTGTGGGCGTCGTGCACGCTCACGCTGAAGGACGGCACTGTCGTGCGTGGATTTATGCCGGCACGCTATCCGATTGCCGCTGATCCGGTGGAGCGCGTTCCAGAAGCGCTCCAGCTGGGCTGCGAAACGATATGGCGTGATGCCGGACGGACAGGTGTGATCGCTTCCGGGCGGAAGACGTGGACGACGAGCGCTGGCGACTTCGATCTGTTCGAACTGGCCGAGTGCGAGTTTGGCGTTGAACAGGTCGACGATAGTGGTGCATATTGCGACGCGGAGAGAGGGCAGGCCCGATGA
- the tssB gene encoding type VI secretion system contractile sheath small subunit encodes MSASNSSQKFIARNRAPRVQIEYDVEVYGSEKKVELPFVMGVLADLSGKPVEPLPAVADRRFLDIDVDNFDERMKAIKPRVAFAVPNTLTGEGQLMVDMTFESMEDFSPAALARKVEPLRELLQARTQLANLQTYMDGKSGAEALVNKLLADPTLLKALAAAPKPKAADAAEQDDPANTLN; translated from the coding sequence ATGTCCGCTTCAAATAGTTCGCAGAAGTTCATTGCGCGCAACCGCGCCCCGCGTGTTCAGATCGAGTATGACGTCGAGGTTTACGGTTCCGAGAAGAAGGTGGAGCTGCCGTTTGTGATGGGCGTGCTGGCCGACCTTTCCGGCAAACCCGTCGAGCCGTTGCCGGCCGTCGCCGATCGCCGCTTCCTCGATATCGACGTCGACAATTTCGACGAGCGCATGAAGGCCATCAAGCCGCGCGTCGCATTCGCCGTGCCGAACACACTCACGGGCGAAGGTCAGTTGATGGTCGATATGACCTTCGAAAGCATGGAGGACTTCTCGCCTGCTGCCCTCGCCCGCAAGGTCGAGCCGCTGCGCGAACTGTTGCAGGCCCGCACCCAGCTGGCCAACCTGCAAACCTACATGGACGGCAAGTCCGGTGCCGAAGCACTTGTCAACAAGCTGCTGGCCGATCCCACTTTGCTGAAAGCGCTCGCCGCCGCGCCGAAACCGAAAGCGGCAGACGCAGCAGAACAGGACGACCCAGCCAACACGCTGAACTGA
- the tssC gene encoding type VI secretion system contractile sheath large subunit, with protein MATQQVQASSRAATHTQSDFSQLLSQEFRPKTEAAREAVEYAVQTLAEQALRQSTTISDDAYKSIEAIIAQIDHKLSEQINLILHHHDFQKLESAWRGLHHLVSNTETDERLKIRFMDVSKEELRRTIKRYKGLAWDQSPLFKQIYEEEYGQLGGEPYGCLVADYYFDHTPPDVDLLGSIAKISAAAHTPFISGASPSVLQMESWQELANPRDLTKIFTQNLEYAPWNSLRNTEDARYIGLAMPRFLSRLPYGARTNPVDEFDFEEDTNGSDHRNYAWANAAYAMGVNVNRSFKLYGWCSLIRGVESGGTVENLPCHTFPTDDGGIDMKCPTEIAISDRREAELSKNGFIPLVHRKNTDHATFIGAQSLQKPAEYYDPDATANANLSARLPYLFACSRFAHYLKCIVRDKIGTFREREDMQRWLNEWIMNYVDADPANSSQETKARRPLAAAEVVVEDVEGNPGYYQAKFFLRPHFQLEGLTVSLRLVARLPSVKEAA; from the coding sequence ATGGCAACACAACAGGTACAGGCCTCATCCAGAGCCGCGACACACACGCAGAGCGATTTTTCACAACTGCTGTCACAGGAGTTCCGCCCCAAGACCGAGGCGGCTCGCGAAGCCGTTGAATATGCGGTGCAGACGCTCGCCGAACAGGCGCTGCGGCAGTCGACTACGATCAGCGACGATGCGTACAAAAGCATTGAAGCCATCATCGCGCAGATCGATCACAAGCTTTCGGAACAGATCAACCTCATCCTTCACCATCACGATTTTCAGAAGCTGGAATCGGCGTGGCGCGGCCTGCATCACCTGGTATCGAACACCGAAACCGATGAGCGCCTGAAGATCCGCTTCATGGATGTGTCGAAGGAAGAACTGCGTCGCACCATCAAGCGCTACAAGGGCCTGGCATGGGATCAAAGCCCGCTCTTCAAGCAGATTTATGAAGAAGAGTACGGCCAGCTCGGCGGCGAACCGTATGGCTGTCTCGTCGCCGATTACTACTTCGATCACACGCCGCCCGACGTCGATCTGCTGGGCTCGATCGCGAAGATCTCGGCAGCGGCACATACGCCCTTCATCTCGGGCGCTTCGCCGTCGGTGCTGCAAATGGAGTCGTGGCAGGAACTCGCAAACCCGCGCGACCTCACGAAGATCTTTACGCAGAATCTCGAATACGCGCCGTGGAATTCGCTGCGCAACACGGAAGACGCGCGCTACATCGGACTCGCGATGCCACGCTTCCTGTCGCGTCTGCCGTATGGCGCCCGCACGAACCCCGTCGACGAATTCGATTTCGAGGAAGACACCAACGGCTCCGACCATCGCAACTATGCGTGGGCGAATGCGGCGTATGCGATGGGTGTCAATGTCAATCGATCGTTCAAGCTGTACGGCTGGTGCTCGCTGATTCGTGGCGTCGAATCGGGTGGCACCGTCGAGAACCTGCCGTGTCACACGTTTCCGACCGACGACGGCGGCATCGACATGAAGTGCCCGACGGAAATCGCGATTTCGGATCGCCGCGAAGCCGAACTGTCGAAAAACGGCTTTATCCCGTTGGTACATCGCAAGAACACCGATCACGCGACGTTCATCGGTGCGCAGTCGCTGCAAAAACCGGCCGAATATTACGACCCGGATGCGACGGCCAATGCCAATCTGTCGGCCCGCCTGCCGTATCTCTTCGCATGCTCGCGCTTCGCGCATTACCTCAAGTGCATCGTGCGCGACAAGATCGGCACGTTCCGCGAACGCGAGGACATGCAGCGCTGGCTCAACGAATGGATCATGAACTACGTCGATGCCGATCCGGCTAACTCGTCGCAGGAAACCAAGGCACGCCGTCCGCTGGCGGCGGCCGAGGTCGTGGTCGAGGACGTCGAGGGCAACCCCGGCTACTACCAGGCGAAGTTCTTCCTGCGTCCGCATTTCCAGCTCGAAGGACTGACCGTGTCGCTGCGTCTCGTCGCACGGCTGCCGTCCGTAAAGGAAGCGGCCTGA
- the tssH gene encoding type VI secretion system ATPase TssH produces MTISRQALFGKLGATLFRSIESATTFCKLRGNPYVELAHWLHQLMQLADSDLHRIARHTGIDPATLRRDLARALAALPTGAGSISDFSHHIELAIERAWVLATLEFADRRVRGAWFVAAIAGTPELRRVLLSISPAFGRIPVDVPSDELVAWIDGSPEASDSPYDNTDFSAAVPGEASQALPTGSNGTPLDQYCTDLTARARAGEIDVVTGRGQEIRTIIDILLRRRQNNPLLTGEAGVGKTAVVEGLALAIASGDVPPALADVRLMTLDVGALLAGASMKGEFESRLKAVLDATIKSAAPTILFVDEIHTLVGAGGQAGTGDAANLLKPALARGTMRMIGATTWSEYKRHIEKDRALTRRFQVLQIAEPQEPAAIDMVRGLTKTFSNHHGVVVRDEAIRAAVALSHRYIPSRQLPDKAISLLDTACARVALSQHAPPRELQAVRQKLQAAIIERDLLEQEARIGLDAQKALAAAKARISAFSTEAKAIDAHWQAQLSAAKALAAAREAAIAENDTQHDNAAPTVAMLAELEQVLHDLQGETPFVFPEVDEAIVAKIVSDWTGIPVGRMVTDEITAVRALPETLAARVIGQPEPLRQISERVQTARAGLTDPKKPLGVFLLAGPSGVGKTETALALAEALYGGEQNLITINMSEYQEAHTVSGLKGAPPGYVGYGEGGVLTEAVRRRPYSVVLLDEIEKAHHDVHELFFQVFDKGYMEDGDGRYIDFRNTTILLTSNAGSDLTTTLYADAALAPDHEGLREALTPELLKVFPAAFLGRVTVVPYRPLAHASLASIVRLHLGRVARRMADSHDIVLHISEHVVDYIVARCLVRETGARVLIGFIEQHILPRLSALWLDAFSSKRTLSRIDIDVADCNAAPSTAIVFAAVDSTAMEDAASPVPVGEIQ; encoded by the coding sequence ATGACGATTTCTCGCCAGGCGCTGTTCGGAAAACTCGGGGCCACCCTCTTCCGCAGCATCGAGTCCGCCACGACGTTTTGCAAACTGCGCGGCAACCCTTACGTGGAGCTCGCCCACTGGTTGCATCAACTGATGCAGTTAGCGGACAGCGACCTGCATCGCATCGCGCGTCATACGGGTATCGATCCCGCCACGCTGCGACGTGATCTCGCCCGGGCACTTGCTGCATTGCCGACTGGCGCCGGTTCGATCAGCGACTTCTCGCATCACATCGAACTCGCCATCGAACGCGCATGGGTGCTCGCCACGCTCGAGTTCGCGGATCGGCGCGTACGTGGCGCGTGGTTTGTCGCCGCAATCGCCGGAACCCCGGAATTGCGGCGCGTGTTGCTTTCCATATCGCCGGCGTTTGGACGGATTCCCGTCGACGTACCTTCTGACGAACTGGTCGCCTGGATCGACGGTTCACCCGAAGCGTCCGACTCGCCCTACGACAACACGGATTTTTCCGCCGCAGTGCCCGGTGAAGCATCGCAAGCGCTGCCGACAGGTTCGAATGGGACGCCTCTGGACCAGTACTGCACCGATCTGACGGCACGGGCCCGCGCCGGCGAGATCGACGTCGTGACGGGCCGTGGACAGGAAATCCGCACGATCATCGACATCCTCCTGCGTCGCCGGCAAAACAATCCCCTGCTCACCGGCGAGGCGGGCGTCGGCAAGACGGCCGTGGTCGAAGGACTGGCTCTCGCCATCGCCAGCGGCGACGTGCCTCCCGCACTGGCCGACGTGCGGCTGATGACGCTGGATGTCGGTGCGTTGCTTGCCGGCGCGAGCATGAAAGGCGAGTTTGAATCGCGCCTGAAAGCGGTGCTCGACGCCACCATCAAATCGGCGGCGCCCACCATCCTGTTCGTCGACGAAATCCACACCCTCGTCGGTGCAGGCGGACAGGCGGGAACGGGCGACGCCGCGAATCTGCTCAAGCCTGCGCTGGCGCGCGGGACGATGCGGATGATCGGCGCGACGACGTGGTCCGAATACAAGCGGCACATCGAGAAAGACCGTGCCCTCACGCGGCGCTTCCAGGTGCTACAGATCGCCGAACCACAGGAGCCCGCGGCCATCGACATGGTGCGCGGCCTTACGAAGACATTCTCCAACCATCACGGTGTCGTCGTCCGCGACGAGGCGATCCGAGCCGCCGTTGCGCTGTCGCACCGCTATATCCCGTCACGGCAATTGCCCGACAAGGCCATCAGTCTGCTCGACACGGCATGCGCGCGCGTGGCCCTGTCACAGCATGCGCCGCCCCGCGAACTGCAGGCCGTGCGCCAGAAGCTTCAAGCGGCAATCATCGAACGCGACCTGCTCGAACAGGAGGCACGCATCGGACTCGATGCGCAGAAGGCGCTCGCAGCGGCAAAGGCGCGAATCAGTGCATTCTCCACCGAAGCAAAAGCAATCGACGCGCATTGGCAAGCTCAACTTTCAGCCGCCAAGGCGCTCGCCGCGGCGCGTGAAGCCGCAATCGCAGAGAACGACACACAGCACGACAACGCCGCGCCGACCGTCGCAATGCTCGCCGAACTTGAACAGGTCCTTCACGATTTGCAGGGCGAAACACCATTCGTATTTCCCGAAGTGGACGAAGCGATCGTCGCGAAAATCGTCTCCGACTGGACTGGAATCCCAGTGGGCCGCATGGTCACAGACGAAATCACAGCGGTGCGGGCGCTGCCGGAAACCCTTGCGGCTCGCGTGATCGGACAGCCGGAGCCGTTGCGTCAAATCAGCGAGCGGGTCCAGACAGCGCGCGCCGGCCTTACCGATCCGAAGAAGCCTTTGGGCGTGTTCCTGCTCGCGGGTCCGTCCGGTGTCGGCAAGACGGAAACCGCGTTAGCGCTCGCTGAAGCGCTCTATGGCGGCGAACAGAACCTGATCACGATCAACATGAGCGAGTATCAGGAGGCCCACACCGTCTCTGGCCTCAAGGGTGCGCCGCCGGGATACGTCGGCTATGGCGAGGGCGGCGTGCTGACGGAAGCCGTGCGGCGCCGCCCGTATTCAGTCGTGCTGCTGGACGAAATCGAGAAGGCGCACCACGACGTGCACGAGCTGTTCTTCCAGGTCTTCGATAAAGGCTATATGGAGGACGGCGATGGCCGCTACATCGACTTCCGCAATACGACGATCCTGTTGACGAGCAACGCAGGTTCTGACCTGACAACAACCCTGTATGCGGACGCAGCCCTTGCCCCCGACCACGAAGGCCTGCGTGAAGCGCTGACGCCCGAACTGCTGAAGGTCTTTCCCGCGGCATTTCTCGGGCGTGTGACCGTCGTGCCGTACCGGCCGCTCGCGCATGCGTCGCTTGCAAGCATCGTGCGTCTGCATCTTGGCCGCGTCGCGCGCCGCATGGCCGACAGTCACGACATCGTCCTGCACATCAGCGAGCACGTGGTCGACTACATCGTTGCGCGCTGCCTCGTTCGGGAAACAGGCGCTCGCGTGCTGATCGGATTTATCGAACAGCACATTCTGCCGAGACTCTCCGCACTCTGGCTCGACGCGTTTTCGTCGAAGCGCACGCTGTCGCGCATCGATATCGACGTCGCCGACTGCAATGCCGCTCCGTCCACAGCAATCGTGTTCGCCGCGGTCGACAGCACTGCAATGGAAGACGCCGCCTCTCCTGTTCCCGTCGGCGAGATCCAATAA
- a CDS encoding tlde1 domain-containing protein: MAWTYNQRTGTLTAPDGQLTATDGYSGAGQGRNNPAMESEANVGPIPRGTYQIRSARHSVHTGPVSMDLAPGTGTHTFGRSAFLIHGDNLTHTASHGCIILRREVREQINGSTDRKLIVQ, from the coding sequence ATGGCCTGGACGTACAACCAGAGAACGGGAACGCTTACCGCTCCCGATGGACAGTTGACTGCAACGGATGGTTATTCGGGAGCGGGGCAAGGTCGCAACAATCCCGCAATGGAAAGTGAAGCAAACGTCGGTCCGATTCCTCGCGGAACCTATCAGATCCGAAGCGCACGACACTCGGTCCACACAGGACCCGTGTCGATGGATCTCGCACCGGGTACGGGCACCCACACTTTCGGTCGCAGCGCCTTTCTGATTCACGGCGACAACCTCACCCATACGGCGTCGCACGGTTGCATCATCCTGCGCCGAGAAGTTCGCGAGCAAATCAATGGAAGCACCGACAGGAAGCTGATTGTCCAATGA
- the tssE gene encoding type VI secretion system baseplate subunit TssE, translating to MSRKRYLPDRTAAAPRRADALLMPTLLDRLRDDAPHRQIETPDEYAVTRTQLRDIVQRDLAFLLNATSIEDLIDRKRYPHAAASTINFGVPPLAGAFVASHKWADLEETIRRAIREFEPRLIPDSVKVVPLTEMDSKGRYNHLAFEIRGMIDMNPYPLEFMVQSSLDLETSRLHASTR from the coding sequence ATGAGTCGCAAACGCTATCTACCCGATCGGACGGCGGCCGCACCGCGCCGGGCGGATGCGCTTCTGATGCCCACGCTGCTCGACAGGCTGCGTGATGATGCGCCTCACCGGCAAATCGAGACGCCGGATGAATATGCCGTCACACGCACGCAGTTGCGCGACATCGTCCAGCGCGATCTGGCGTTTCTGCTGAACGCGACCAGCATCGAAGATCTGATTGACCGCAAGCGCTATCCGCATGCTGCAGCATCGACGATCAATTTCGGTGTGCCGCCGCTCGCCGGCGCATTCGTGGCCTCACATAAGTGGGCAGACCTCGAAGAGACGATCCGGCGAGCAATCCGGGAGTTCGAACCTCGGCTCATTCCCGACTCAGTAAAGGTCGTGCCCTTGACGGAAATGGATAGCAAGGGGCGATACAACCATCTGGCCTTCGAAATCCGGGGAATGATCGACATGAACCCTTATCCGCTGGAGTTCATGGTGCAAAGCTCGCTGGATCTGGAAACGAGCCGCCTGCACGCGAGCACCCGCTGA